The Phocoena phocoena chromosome 21, mPhoPho1.1, whole genome shotgun sequence genome includes a region encoding these proteins:
- the C21H8orf48 gene encoding uncharacterized protein C8orf48 homolog, producing the protein MADFSKETFESFTDEAQSSSSFSSSGGRQPWSYASGSKYESGTPTPRLQYGDNQSEFSHFKNNEKKLSRKWINNLKGKEMNSGQYQPDTKLETEITQASLEELNALQSFCTVKINLIHRSATSKGKKSSRHKKLQLGSDAEAPEVDALNCTVPDELLNRIYFKNMRTTPNEVVTAKQHISSRCPNCNRKRAELAQSAFLKQKKTLLESLLLQEKIDEHLHMKDFLTLIGEIHQSLPRLSDDPRIIWERLKEKSQIGYSGFERSDIKQEM; encoded by the coding sequence ATGGCAGACTTTTCTAAGGAGACCTTTGAGTCCTTTACTGATGAGGCACAGAGTTCCAGTTCATTCAGTTCCTCTGGAGGACGGCAGCCCTGGTCCTATGCCTCTGGGAGTAAATACGAGAGTGGAACGCCGACTCCACGCTTGCAATATGGAGACAACCAATCTGAGTTTTCACActtcaaaaacaatgaaaagaagttGAGCAGAAAATGGATCAACAACCTCAAGGGCAAGGAAATGAACTCTGGACAGTACCAACCAGACACTAAACTTGAAACAGAAATCACTCAGGCATCCCTTGAAGAATTGAATGCCCTGCAGTCTTTCTGCACCGTTAAGATAAACCTGATCCATCGTAGTGCGACCTCTAAGGGGAAAAAGAGCAGCAGACATAAAAAGCTGCAGCTTGGATCGGATGCAGAGGCTCCAGAGGTAGATGCCTTAAACTGTACTGTCCCCGATGAGCTTCTGAAcagaatctattttaaaaacatgaggaCAACACCCAACGAGGTGGTAACAGCTAAGCAACACATTTCTTCTCGGTGTCCCAACTGTAACAGGAAAAGAGCAGAACTGGCCCAATCTGCCTTCCTGAAACAGAAGAAGACTTTACTGGAGTCACTTCTACTCCAAGAGAAAATAGATGAACATCTTCATATGAAAGACTTTCTTACCCTTATTGGAGAAATACATCAGAGCCTTCCCAGGCTTTCCGATGACCCCAGAATAATCTGGGAAAGACTGAAGGAGAAAAGTCAAATTGGTTACTCTGGTTTTGAAAGGTCAGATATAAAGCAGGAGATGTAG